The following proteins are co-located in the Rippkaea orientalis PCC 8801 genome:
- a CDS encoding L,D-transpeptidase has protein sequence MLLKITLSLLGCVGVFVYISQTQPKSSPSFDQQLELNHVQGNFESKPSLNIKNLSTQKQQQWQDFQETQKTPLKTPLSLTQETVTQEITSSQPKSPEPIEPVAINNYMTLTATEKTNQLGNPIYHLQLYAKGQLIGVYPTVTGKAKTQGKNRHQAGSKAPLPNGRYSVASTPVAGTDPEVGQLFLPIEPQFATGRTALGIHYDPSFEKSNGEDGTEGCIALTDESQLQQVLLYVQTYQPEYLEVNLPF, from the coding sequence ATGCTATTAAAAATCACTTTAAGTTTATTGGGGTGTGTTGGGGTTTTTGTTTATATTTCTCAAACCCAACCCAAATCTTCACCCTCCTTTGATCAGCAGCTAGAATTAAATCACGTTCAAGGGAATTTTGAGAGCAAACCTTCCTTAAACATCAAAAATTTATCAACCCAAAAACAGCAACAGTGGCAAGACTTCCAAGAAACTCAAAAAACGCCATTAAAAACTCCCTTATCTCTGACTCAAGAAACGGTTACTCAAGAAATTACTTCCTCTCAACCCAAATCCCCAGAACCGATAGAACCTGTTGCTATTAATAACTATATGACCTTAACGGCAACAGAAAAAACCAATCAACTAGGGAATCCGATTTATCATTTACAGCTCTATGCGAAGGGTCAATTAATCGGTGTTTATCCCACCGTTACGGGGAAAGCAAAGACCCAAGGCAAAAACCGTCATCAAGCCGGATCAAAAGCACCTCTTCCCAATGGACGCTATAGCGTTGCGAGTACCCCTGTTGCGGGAACTGATCCCGAAGTGGGACAACTTTTTCTCCCAATAGAACCCCAATTTGCTACTGGTAGAACGGCCTTAGGCATTCATTACGATCCCTCCTTTGAAAAATCTAACGGGGAAGACGGAACAGAAGGGTGTATTGCCTTAACTGATGAAAGTCAACTCCAGCAAGTCCTCTTGTATGTTCAGACCTATCAACCCGAATATCTTGAGGTGAATCTTCCGTTTTAA
- a CDS encoding SH3 domain-containing protein, with the protein MVKPLLITSLLLTLLGLMLPVNAQRTGPGCGPTDGWCQPGMGGQSPYGRICTRDRAGRLSMRTGPGSNYRKITEIPNGANVALAEGKYGDDGIYWWVANYNGMRGWIRADYVCGDPQ; encoded by the coding sequence ATGGTCAAACCGCTATTAATCACTAGCCTACTTTTAACCCTGTTGGGACTCATGTTACCCGTTAATGCTCAACGCACGGGGCCAGGATGTGGACCAACTGACGGATGGTGTCAACCGGGAATGGGTGGACAGTCCCCCTATGGTCGTATTTGTACCCGTGACAGAGCGGGACGTTTGTCCATGCGAACCGGACCCGGCAGTAACTATCGCAAGATTACCGAAATTCCCAATGGGGCAAATGTTGCCTTAGCGGAAGGAAAATACGGTGATGATGGCATTTATTGGTGGGTTGCTAATTATAATGGGATGAGGGGATGGATACGCGCGGATTATGTTTGTGGTGATCCCCAATAG
- a CDS encoding microcompartments protein, which produces MGVELRSYVYLDRLQSQHAAYIGTVALGYLPLPGDASLWIEISPGIEINRITDVALKSAVVQPGVQFVERLYGLLEIHSTSQGEVKAAGKAILAALGVNQRDCLKPQVVSSQIIRNIDPYQAQLINRTRRGQMILEGQTLYVLEVQPAAYAALAANEAEKAALINILQVSAIGSFGRLYLGGQERDIIAGSQAVLAAMENVPGRPQSPGENNE; this is translated from the coding sequence TTGGGAGTTGAATTACGCAGTTACGTCTACTTAGATCGCCTACAGTCCCAACACGCTGCCTATATTGGTACAGTAGCCCTAGGGTATTTACCCTTACCAGGAGATGCTTCGTTGTGGATCGAAATTTCTCCGGGGATCGAAATTAACCGAATTACCGACGTAGCTCTCAAATCTGCCGTTGTACAACCTGGAGTGCAGTTTGTTGAGCGACTCTATGGACTCCTAGAGATCCATTCTACCAGTCAAGGAGAAGTCAAAGCAGCAGGTAAAGCGATTTTAGCCGCCTTAGGGGTTAATCAACGGGACTGTCTGAAACCACAAGTTGTTTCCAGCCAAATTATCCGCAATATTGACCCCTATCAAGCCCAATTAATCAATCGTACCCGACGGGGACAAATGATCCTAGAAGGACAAACCCTCTATGTTCTCGAAGTCCAACCGGCAGCCTATGCAGCCTTAGCTGCCAATGAAGCCGAAAAAGCAGCCTTGATTAATATTCTCCAAGTATCAGCGATCGGCAGTTTTGGCCGGTTATACTTAGGAGGACAAGAACGGGATATTATTGCCGGTTCCCAAGCGGTCTTAGCAGCGATGGAAAACGTCCCTGGACGACCACAATCCCCAGGAGAAAACAACGAGTAA
- a CDS encoding potassium channel family protein, which yields MKSLKFLNNLRRESRQYAVIGLGRFGRAVCETLHKLGYEVLGTDIDESLVAQVLTDNIVSSAIQLDSTKPNALKEAGIFEFDTAIIAIGNYIEESIITTLNAKEGGVKWVVAKASSEIHGKLLQRVGADLVVFPEYDAGCELAYTLTKPAILEKFDLDPDHSIVEIIVPQEFHGKTIEELNLRNRYKVSVLAIGKEDKFKINPNPQEKLDKNLVMVVIGSNKDIQRLPI from the coding sequence TTGAAATCCTTAAAATTTTTGAACAATTTACGTCGAGAAAGTCGTCAATATGCTGTCATTGGATTAGGCCGTTTTGGTCGTGCTGTGTGTGAAACCTTACATAAATTAGGGTATGAAGTCCTAGGAACAGATATTGATGAATCCTTAGTCGCACAAGTTTTAACTGACAATATAGTTTCGAGTGCAATACAACTGGATTCAACTAAACCTAATGCCTTAAAAGAAGCAGGAATTTTTGAATTTGATACGGCTATTATTGCCATTGGTAATTATATAGAAGAAAGCATTATTACGACTCTCAACGCTAAAGAAGGAGGAGTTAAATGGGTTGTAGCTAAGGCCTCTTCTGAGATTCATGGTAAACTATTACAACGGGTTGGTGCAGATTTAGTTGTTTTTCCTGAATACGATGCCGGATGCGAATTAGCTTATACTTTAACTAAACCCGCGATTCTCGAAAAATTCGATCTTGATCCCGATCATAGTATTGTTGAAATTATTGTTCCTCAAGAATTTCATGGCAAAACCATCGAAGAATTAAACCTGCGTAATCGTTACAAAGTCAGTGTCTTAGCAATTGGGAAAGAAGACAAATTTAAAATTAATCCTAACCCTCAAGAAAAACTCGATAAAAACTTAGTTATGGTGGTCATTGGTTCCAATAAAGATATTCAGCGATTACCGATTTAA
- a CDS encoding TrkH family potassium uptake protein — protein MTIARTICLGFVAVITVGTLLLILPFSTVDGHWNNPIIALFTSTSAVCVTGLTVVDTGTYFSFWGQLIITLLIQVGGLGYMTTTTFLMLLIGRRFDLRQKLAIQDSFDRPFRQVSSRMMISSIISMTLLFEITGVIFLFIFFKDRYELPYSLWLSIFHSVSAWNNAGFGLFKDNLMSVQGSLIINFTITILIIFGGLGYQAILEIYMWIIHKIKNKQERVVLSLNFKVVTSTTLFLLIFGTVIFLLVEYNNPETLASMSLKDKLLGAWFQSVTTRTAGFNTIDNGKMTIAGLLLTMGLMFIGASPSGTGGGIKTTTVRILSNCTRSVLRGNDQVILYQREVPVPLILKAVSVVFGSTILVISISFFISFIEVSINPDVFEVSFNSLQVLFEVISAFGTVGLSTGITASLSPISQILLVLTMYTGRVGVLLLMAAIVGDARPRVVQYPEESLLVG, from the coding sequence ATGACTATTGCTAGAACCATTTGTTTAGGATTTGTAGCGGTAATTACTGTAGGAACGCTATTATTAATTCTGCCTTTTTCTACTGTTGATGGCCATTGGAATAACCCAATTATTGCCTTATTTACTTCAACTTCTGCCGTTTGTGTTACCGGATTAACCGTTGTTGATACGGGTACTTATTTTTCCTTTTGGGGACAACTAATAATAACCTTATTAATTCAGGTTGGAGGATTAGGATATATGACCACAACCACCTTTTTAATGTTGTTGATTGGTCGACGATTTGATTTACGGCAAAAATTAGCTATTCAAGACTCTTTTGATCGACCTTTTCGTCAAGTAAGCAGTCGAATGATGATTAGTTCTATCATTAGTATGACGTTGCTTTTTGAAATTACAGGAGTGATCTTTTTATTTATCTTTTTCAAAGATCGCTATGAACTACCCTATAGTCTTTGGTTGTCTATTTTTCATAGTGTTAGTGCTTGGAATAACGCAGGATTTGGTTTATTTAAAGATAACTTAATGAGTGTTCAAGGTTCACTAATTATTAATTTCACGATTACTATTTTAATTATTTTTGGAGGTTTAGGTTATCAAGCAATATTAGAAATTTATATGTGGATTATTCACAAAATCAAAAACAAACAAGAAAGGGTCGTTCTCTCCCTTAATTTCAAAGTTGTTACCAGTACAACGTTGTTTTTATTAATTTTTGGAACGGTTATCTTTTTATTGGTTGAATATAATAATCCAGAAACCTTAGCTTCTATGAGTTTAAAAGATAAATTATTAGGAGCTTGGTTTCAATCTGTTACCACTCGAACCGCAGGATTTAATACCATTGACAATGGAAAAATGACCATTGCTGGCCTATTATTAACCATGGGATTAATGTTTATCGGTGCAAGTCCCAGTGGAACAGGAGGAGGAATAAAAACAACAACTGTCAGAATTTTAAGCAACTGTACTCGTTCAGTTTTGCGAGGTAATGATCAAGTCATTTTGTATCAGCGAGAAGTTCCCGTTCCCTTAATTTTAAAAGCAGTTTCTGTGGTTTTTGGCTCAACCATTTTAGTGATTTCTATAAGCTTTTTTATCTCCTTTATTGAAGTAAGTATTAACCCGGATGTTTTTGAGGTTAGCTTTAACTCATTGCAGGTTTTATTTGAAGTGATTTCAGCCTTTGGAACGGTAGGACTCTCTACCGGAATTACCGCAAGTCTTTCTCCCATATCTCAAATTTTGTTAGTCCTAACCATGTATACTGGAAGGGTGGGCGTTCTTTTGTTGATGGCAGCCATTGTCGGTGATGCTCGTCCGAGGGTTGTTCAATACCCTGAAGAAAGTTTACTCGTCGGATAA
- a CDS encoding glutaredoxin family protein: protein MQLILYSKPGCHLCEGLQAKLEQIKTLEFDLEIRDITTREDWVERYQYEVPVLCQKIDQQENPLPRPSPRISVAKLEQILREHIQTI from the coding sequence ATGCAATTAATTCTTTATAGTAAACCTGGCTGTCATTTATGTGAAGGACTGCAAGCAAAATTAGAACAGATCAAAACGTTAGAGTTTGATCTAGAAATACGCGACATTACCACACGGGAAGACTGGGTTGAAAGGTATCAATATGAAGTCCCTGTTTTGTGTCAAAAAATTGATCAACAAGAAAACCCTTTACCTCGTCCGTCTCCCCGTATTTCAGTAGCTAAATTAGAACAGATTTTGCGGGAACATATCCAGACAATTTAA
- a CDS encoding nitrate reductase associated protein — MDHFFQFEADFVESLTCIPMQVRLKLDTCGVKLKLSHWHQFTTEERQVLISMACSTPEESQIYREFLQTLITQKTGNPATELAIDPHPPWLDDHTIPVEVQQKAAEFQVIISPQQWNQLTPSQRFALIKLSRPSHENCNFYPALQEFKLA, encoded by the coding sequence ATGGATCATTTTTTTCAATTTGAAGCAGATTTTGTGGAGTCTCTTACTTGTATTCCCATGCAGGTACGTCTGAAACTCGATACTTGTGGGGTTAAACTGAAACTTTCCCACTGGCATCAGTTTACCACGGAAGAACGTCAAGTGTTAATTTCTATGGCTTGTAGTACCCCTGAAGAGAGTCAAATTTATCGGGAATTTTTGCAGACTTTGATTACCCAAAAAACGGGAAATCCAGCAACTGAATTGGCGATCGATCCCCATCCTCCTTGGTTAGATGATCACACTATTCCGGTAGAAGTTCAACAAAAAGCGGCTGAATTTCAGGTTATTATTAGTCCCCAACAGTGGAATCAGTTAACGCCTTCTCAACGCTTTGCTTTGATTAAATTAAGTCGTCCTAGTCATGAAAATTGCAATTTTTATCCGGCTTTGCAGGAGTTTAAACTAGCTTAA
- a CDS encoding protein jag — MEQPVHPGKAWLETLLKLMGFPAQVTVEEKNHESPESAECWLTIDDTQLTPEQIEMILGNHGEGIDAIQYLANTLINLSVEPEQQGGFMVELQGYRLQRQQELNDWVQQVAQQVRQTGQEVEMTSLSSAERRQVHTMLKDAEDLETESRGQEPDRRLVVRLR, encoded by the coding sequence ATGGAGCAACCAGTCCACCCAGGAAAAGCGTGGCTGGAAACCCTACTCAAGCTGATGGGGTTTCCAGCACAAGTTACCGTAGAAGAAAAAAACCACGAGTCCCCAGAGTCTGCCGAATGTTGGCTGACCATTGATGACACCCAGTTAACCCCCGAACAAATTGAGATGATTCTGGGTAATCATGGAGAAGGCATTGATGCTATTCAGTATCTCGCCAATACCCTGATTAATCTTAGTGTGGAGCCAGAACAACAAGGGGGGTTTATGGTTGAACTCCAAGGTTATCGTCTCCAGCGTCAGCAAGAACTCAATGATTGGGTGCAACAGGTCGCTCAACAAGTTCGACAGACTGGACAGGAGGTTGAAATGACTTCGTTATCTTCGGCGGAACGTCGTCAAGTCCATACAATGTTAAAGGATGCAGAGGATTTAGAGACGGAAAGCCGTGGACAGGAACCCGATAGGCGGTTAGTTGTTAGACTTCGCTAA
- the yidC gene encoding membrane protein insertase YidC — protein sequence MDFGVGFISTNIMLPILDFFYGIVPSYGFAIIALTLVIRFGLYPLSAGQIRNMRKMKITQPLMKERQEEIQRRYKDDPAKQQEEMGKLMQEFGNPLAGCLPLLLQMPILFALFATLRGSPFANINYTVDVQILPQEQIERVVPQPFATKPSNIYLSDGIHYPMSALLPGGNKLAVGDKTTVDFQTPEGRSLSQLMADLPDSQIKPTFEVTKGSERLQINPDGTIEALAPGDATIQATIPGIASNTGFLFIEALGQVGVVDDDGSINWDILGMILFFGLSIYLNQELSGASGGGSAQQQQAVNKITPVIFSGMFLFFPLPAGVLMYIVVANVFQTLQTVILMREPLPENLQKLVEQQEKAEKIKEALPFEKRSKKKEKTS from the coding sequence ATGGACTTTGGTGTCGGATTTATTTCCACGAACATTATGCTGCCAATCCTAGACTTCTTCTACGGGATTGTGCCTAGCTACGGTTTTGCAATTATTGCCTTAACCCTCGTAATTCGCTTCGGATTGTACCCCCTGAGTGCGGGGCAAATTCGCAATATGCGAAAAATGAAAATTACTCAGCCCTTGATGAAGGAGCGACAAGAAGAAATTCAGCGACGCTACAAAGACGATCCCGCTAAACAGCAGGAAGAAATGGGAAAATTAATGCAGGAGTTTGGCAATCCCTTGGCGGGTTGTTTACCTCTGTTGCTACAAATGCCCATCCTGTTTGCGCTATTTGCTACTCTACGGGGTTCGCCCTTTGCGAACATTAACTATACCGTTGATGTCCAAATTCTTCCGCAAGAGCAGATTGAACGGGTTGTTCCTCAACCGTTCGCCACAAAGCCTAGCAATATCTACCTCAGTGATGGGATTCACTACCCCATGTCCGCCTTGTTACCAGGAGGAAATAAATTAGCTGTTGGAGACAAGACGACCGTTGATTTCCAAACACCTGAAGGGCGATCTTTATCTCAATTAATGGCTGATCTTCCTGACAGTCAAATTAAGCCAACCTTTGAAGTAACCAAAGGCTCAGAACGGCTACAAATTAACCCAGATGGGACAATTGAAGCCTTAGCTCCAGGGGATGCTACTATTCAGGCAACGATTCCAGGGATTGCCTCCAATACGGGTTTTCTGTTTATTGAAGCCCTAGGACAAGTGGGAGTCGTTGATGACGATGGCAGTATTAACTGGGATATCTTAGGAATGATCTTATTCTTTGGTTTAAGTATTTATCTCAACCAAGAACTTTCCGGAGCGTCAGGAGGCGGTAGTGCTCAGCAGCAACAGGCGGTTAATAAGATTACTCCGGTGATTTTTAGCGGAATGTTCCTGTTTTTTCCTCTACCAGCCGGGGTTTTAATGTATATTGTTGTGGCTAACGTTTTTCAAACCCTGCAAACCGTCATTTTAATGCGGGAACCTTTACCAGAAAACCTGCAAAAATTAGTGGAACAGCAAGAAAAGGCAGAAAAAATCAAGGAAGCCCTTCCTTTTGAAAAGCGTTCTAAGAAGAAGGAAAAAACCTCTTAA
- a CDS encoding PH domain-containing protein — protein MGIRENTFYEGGPHIGDLIINILLGFTVICLPLTIGAVVRAIWLRYRITDRRISVTGGWMGRDRTDIVYGEIIKIVKMPRGIGLWGDIVVTLRDKSRLEMRAVPNFREAYDYMAEKVAAKTGKPIEAITSS, from the coding sequence ATGGGCATACGAGAGAATACTTTTTATGAAGGTGGTCCCCATATTGGAGATTTAATCATCAATATTTTATTAGGATTTACCGTTATTTGTTTACCTTTGACCATTGGAGCCGTTGTTCGGGCTATTTGGTTGCGCTATCGCATCACTGACCGTCGTATCTCCGTAACAGGGGGCTGGATGGGACGCGATCGCACTGATATTGTCTATGGAGAAATCATTAAAATCGTCAAAATGCCCAGAGGCATTGGTCTATGGGGGGATATTGTCGTCACCCTCAGAGATAAAAGCCGTCTGGAAATGCGGGCGGTTCCGAATTTCCGTGAAGCTTATGATTATATGGCCGAAAAAGTCGCCGCTAAGACAGGTAAACCCATTGAAGCGATTACCAGTTCATAA
- the rnpA gene encoding ribonuclease P protein component, translating to MGLPKLNRLKSPREFQAVYQRGQRYQSDRLVLRVLWITDKTSNPAPTQFGIAISQKVSKKAVVRNRLKRQIKGAIRVLLPFIAPGAKIVISVRGNVSECQYEHFLRELKKLLIKAKIIYGHTREYFL from the coding sequence GTGGGATTACCTAAACTCAATCGACTGAAAAGCCCTAGAGAATTTCAGGCTGTTTACCAACGGGGTCAACGTTATCAAAGTGATCGTCTTGTTTTACGGGTGCTATGGATCACTGACAAAACAAGCAACCCTGCACCCACTCAGTTTGGTATCGCCATTAGCCAAAAAGTCAGCAAAAAAGCCGTCGTTCGGAACCGTTTGAAACGACAGATAAAAGGGGCAATTCGCGTCTTACTGCCGTTTATTGCTCCAGGGGCAAAGATTGTTATTTCCGTGCGGGGTAATGTGAGCGAGTGTCAATATGAACATTTTTTGCGAGAATTGAAGAAGTTGTTAATCAAAGCCAAAATTATCTATGGGCATACGAGAGAATACTTTTTATGA
- the rpmH gene encoding 50S ribosomal protein L34: MTQRTLGGTNRKQKRTSGFRARMQTHNGRKVIQARRKKGRHRLSV; this comes from the coding sequence GTGACTCAGCGTACCCTGGGAGGAACCAATCGCAAGCAAAAGAGAACATCAGGCTTTCGAGCACGGATGCAGACTCATAATGGGCGCAAGGTAATTCAAGCTAGAAGAAAAAAGGGACGGCATCGGTTATCAGTTTAG
- a CDS encoding PEP-CTERM sorting domain-containing protein — MAASTTQAATWTEVGDAGELLPTSQTTFGSGVLNSISGTLSDLGGGIDDIDLYQIFIYDTDAFSVTVSASLSQDNDAQLFLFDAGGFLKLEDDDSAGFLPQFDPGALSGQPTGIYYLAFNLFSTDPDSNPLAGWNRDPVPFQTGPYTLSLTGTQFASSATVPEPLTLLGSATALGFGAYFKRKLAQAKKSNKQNN; from the coding sequence ATGGCAGCAAGTACGACACAGGCAGCCACCTGGACAGAGGTGGGGGATGCCGGCGAACTTCTACCAACATCTCAAACCACTTTTGGCTCTGGAGTGCTGAATTCTATCTCTGGCACTTTGAGCGATCTCGGCGGTGGAATTGACGATATCGATCTTTACCAAATCTTTATCTATGATACCGATGCTTTTTCAGTTACGGTGTCTGCAAGCCTTTCTCAAGATAACGATGCCCAACTGTTTTTATTTGATGCTGGGGGCTTTCTCAAATTAGAGGATGACGATAGTGCTGGATTCTTACCCCAGTTCGATCCTGGCGCTCTCAGTGGGCAACCAACTGGAATCTATTATCTTGCGTTCAATTTATTTAGTACCGATCCTGATTCCAATCCCTTAGCTGGGTGGAACCGAGACCCTGTTCCTTTTCAAACCGGTCCCTATACTCTCAGTTTAACTGGAACCCAGTTTGCATCGTCAGCCACTGTTCCCGAGCCCTTAACCCTTCTCGGTTCAGCTACAGCATTAGGATTTGGTGCTTACTTCAAGCGGAAATTAGCTCAAGCGAAGAAGTCAAATAAACAGAACAATTGA
- a CDS encoding glucose-1-phosphate adenylyltransferase, whose protein sequence is MKKVLAIILGGGAGTRLYPLTKLRAKPAVPLAGKYRLIDIPLSNCINSEILKIYVLTQFNSASLNRHLTRTYNFTGFSDGFVEVLAAQQTAENPKWFQGTADAVRQYLWAFQEWDIDEYLILSGDHLYRMDYRDFIQRHRETGADITLSVVPIDEERASSFGLMKIDDHGRVVDFSEKPKGDELKQMQVDTTVLGLTPEQAKESPYIASMGIYVFKKEVLAQLLEENPDQTDFGKEIIPFSAKDYNLQAYLFKGYWEDIGTIKAFYEANLALNRQPSPRFSFYNEEYPIYTRSRYLPPTKALNCTITESMVSEGCILKDCRIHNSILGIRTRIEANCTIEDTMLMGADYYESPSLRESKAQEGKIPMGIGEGSTIRRAIVDKNARIGRNVTIVNKENIDESNQEESGFYIRNGIVVILKNATIADGTVI, encoded by the coding sequence GTGAAAAAAGTTTTAGCAATCATACTCGGTGGTGGTGCAGGTACGCGCCTGTATCCTTTAACCAAATTGCGGGCTAAACCCGCAGTTCCCCTAGCCGGTAAGTATCGTCTCATTGATATTCCCCTTAGTAATTGTATCAACTCAGAAATTCTCAAAATCTATGTTTTAACGCAATTTAACTCCGCTTCTCTCAATCGTCACCTAACTCGTACCTATAACTTTACGGGATTTAGTGATGGATTTGTGGAAGTGTTGGCGGCACAGCAAACGGCAGAAAACCCCAAATGGTTCCAAGGAACAGCCGATGCAGTCCGTCAGTATCTTTGGGCATTTCAAGAGTGGGATATCGATGAATATTTGATTCTCTCAGGAGATCATCTCTATCGCATGGACTACCGAGACTTTATCCAACGACATCGAGAAACGGGGGCTGATATTACTTTATCAGTGGTTCCCATTGATGAAGAACGGGCATCTAGTTTTGGGCTGATGAAAATTGATGATCACGGACGAGTGGTGGATTTTTCTGAAAAACCGAAAGGCGACGAACTTAAACAAATGCAAGTCGATACCACGGTTTTAGGGTTGACTCCCGAACAAGCCAAAGAAAGTCCCTATATTGCTTCTATGGGTATTTACGTCTTCAAAAAAGAAGTTTTAGCCCAACTTTTAGAAGAAAATCCTGACCAAACGGATTTTGGTAAGGAAATTATCCCCTTTTCCGCGAAGGATTACAATCTCCAAGCATACTTATTTAAAGGCTATTGGGAAGATATTGGGACAATTAAAGCTTTTTATGAGGCAAATTTAGCGTTGAATCGTCAGCCGAGTCCTCGCTTTAGCTTCTATAACGAAGAATATCCCATTTATACCCGTTCTCGCTATTTACCACCTACTAAGGCTCTCAATTGTACGATCACCGAATCGATGGTCAGTGAGGGATGTATTCTCAAAGATTGTCGTATTCATAACTCAATTTTGGGAATCCGCACTCGTATTGAAGCTAATTGTACGATTGAAGATACAATGTTGATGGGAGCAGATTATTATGAATCTCCATCGCTCAGAGAGTCTAAGGCACAAGAGGGTAAAATTCCGATGGGAATTGGGGAAGGAAGTACAATTCGACGGGCAATTGTCGATAAAAATGCTCGCATTGGCCGCAATGTTACTATTGTGAATAAAGAAAATATTGATGAATCTAATCAAGAAGAATCGGGATTCTATATTCGTAATGGTATTGTGGTTATTCTGAAAAATGCGACTATTGCTGATGGAACAGTCATTTAA
- a CDS encoding DUF3747 domain-containing protein, which yields MKINLPLRLATLATVTFSSFIPFNTPVKAAGFEEQAIDQEGVIAIARPYGQNKYDLLVIEQIPGKQACWAENGSNPVLVDPLLLNFDFTGICRRATDSNGYSIRVDGTDLGLDYLLRLVPRNGELVLVGTPRVGSYSEIVLGSTKGLASGFMKIILNPGWQFSKRAYQGKALGHFYISGSKAAIAGDVAATPSNPSVTLNPDTNTTTTAGLKDISNNPYKTEIEKAVALGIVSGFEDNTFRPQDSVTREQFVSMAVDAIATVYKVDLATQPQRDMIPFKDVESSRWSANKIKWAQWNFLNVGNPNNTFQPTESITRAELIDTARRMAIHLKNQLDLPREIQQTQEPAKFSDISGSWAQTVITEMSGYCGVATPINETGTEFAPDRKATRDYTTAVLKRIVECVKSEAQQANNKTNQ from the coding sequence ATGAAAATTAACTTACCCCTGCGACTAGCTACCCTAGCCACAGTGACCTTTAGTAGCTTCATTCCCTTTAATACCCCCGTTAAAGCCGCTGGGTTTGAAGAACAAGCGATTGATCAAGAGGGAGTTATTGCGATCGCTAGACCCTACGGACAAAATAAGTATGACCTGTTAGTTATTGAGCAAATTCCTGGTAAACAAGCTTGTTGGGCAGAAAATGGTTCTAATCCCGTTTTGGTTGACCCTCTATTACTTAATTTTGATTTTACGGGAATTTGCCGCCGAGCTACCGATAGTAACGGCTACTCCATTCGGGTTGATGGGACAGACTTGGGGTTAGATTACCTCTTGCGTCTGGTTCCTCGCAATGGTGAATTAGTCTTAGTGGGAACCCCCCGCGTGGGAAGTTACAGCGAAATCGTTCTCGGTAGCACCAAAGGACTGGCCTCTGGGTTTATGAAAATCATTCTCAATCCAGGGTGGCAATTTTCCAAACGCGCCTATCAAGGGAAAGCATTGGGTCACTTCTACATTAGCGGTTCTAAAGCTGCGATCGCGGGTGACGTGGCAGCTACCCCCAGTAACCCCTCTGTCACCTTGAATCCTGACACCAATACCACAACAACGGCTGGTTTAAAGGATATTAGTAATAATCCCTATAAAACCGAGATTGAAAAAGCGGTTGCTCTGGGAATTGTGTCTGGGTTTGAAGATAACACTTTCCGTCCCCAAGACTCCGTCACCCGTGAACAATTTGTCTCTATGGCCGTCGATGCGATCGCAACTGTCTACAAAGTTGATTTAGCGACCCAACCCCAACGGGATATGATCCCCTTTAAGGATGTGGAGAGTAGTCGGTGGAGTGCTAATAAAATTAAATGGGCTCAATGGAATTTCTTGAACGTGGGTAATCCTAATAATACCTTTCAACCCACAGAATCCATTACTCGCGCTGAATTAATCGACACTGCGCGTCGTATGGCTATCCATCTGAAAAATCAACTCGATTTACCACGAGAAATTCAACAAACCCAAGAACCGGCCAAATTTTCTGATATTTCGGGTAGTTGGGCTCAAACCGTTATTACTGAAATGTCTGGTTATTGTGGTGTAGCTACCCCCATCAATGAAACGGGAACCGAGTTTGCCCCTGACCGTAAAGCGACCCGCGACTATACAACAGCCGTTCTTAAACGGATCGTTGAATGTGTTAAATCAGAAGCGCAACAAGCCAATAATAAGACAAATCAATAA